The Akkermansiaceae bacterium genome segment CATCTTTTGTCAAATACCCCCCGGCGCGCCAAGTCAGATCCTTCTCGGACGATGAGATCCAGAAATTATTATCGTAATCGGCGGCGCTATTAAATCCGATGTTTACCAAAGCACCTTCCACTATTGAACAAGCGGCGAGTGGAGACAAGATACCCGATGTGAAGGCGAGCTTCTTCGAAAACCGACTCAAGGGGAATGCGATCATAAATGGTTTGGGTTGATTTCAAACTAGCCCACGGTTCCTGACTCTGATGGGCCGATAGCAATGCGGACAGGTCACGTTCACCTCATTGCTTCACTGATGCTCGTCGGCAATCCCCAACGTCCAGCCCTCAACAATTTGATCGCACAGGAACAGTTTGATGATCGATTCCAGACAAAGCCTTTGGAATCAGGAAGAAACCAGCATGTCGAGGAACTGCTCCTTAACGGTGGAAAAGTTGAGAGCGGAAGGCGATCGAAGTCAACTCAGCGCCACACGCAAACGACGCCGAAAGGAACTAAAATGTCCTAAACCGATCATTGAACTGTTCCGACAACTTCAAATCATCCTTTCCGGTCAAAGTACACTTGCGGCTCCCCAGCGAGGTTCTAGAGATCACGGACCAACCACATGCGCTCTCTTCTAACCCGCTTCACCGACCTATATCCCGTCTGGGTTATTGCTTTTGCAATCATCGGACTAGTAAAACCTGAGGCCCTGACGTGGTTCAGTGGCCCGTGGGTTGTCTGGGCTCTGAGCGTCGTCATGCTAGGCATGGGTTTCACCCTCACCATCGATGACTTCCGCCGCATCTTCAGGATGCCCGGCAGCGTCGCCATGGGACTGGTGGCCCACTACACCATCATGCCGCTTTCGGCTTGGTGCATCGCCCATTTCCTGAAACTCGATTCAGGGTTTGCTGTTGGCCTGATTCTCGTCGCCAGTTGTCCCTCTGGGACCGCCTCGAATGTCATTTGCTACCTCGCAAGGGCGAATGTCGCTCTCGCGGTGATCATCACGCTCGCCTCGACCCTCGTCGCCTTCGCCACCACGCCGCTCTGGTGCAAGGCGCTCGCCGGCCAATACGTGCCTGTCGACGCCGTTCAGCTCAGCCTTTCCACCCTGCGGATCGCCGTCATCCCGGTTCTCATCGGCGTCCTGTGCAACTGGAAATTCCCCGTCGCCACCGCAAAGATCAAACCCGTCGGACCGCTCATTTCCGTCGTGGCCCTCATGTTCATCACCGGCAGCATCGTCGGCCAAAACGCGCAGGCCGTCATCGAAAACGTCGGCAAGCTGGCCATCGCGGCCATCCTCCTCCACACCCTCGGTTTCGGCATCGGCTACGTCGTCGCGAAAATCATCCGCTATCCCGAAGACATCGCCCGCACGATCTCGATCGAAGTCGGCATGCAGAACGGCGGACTCGCCGCCGTCCTCGCCAAACAGAACTTCCCGCTCCAGCCGCTCGCCGCGGTTCCGGCGGTCTTCAGCGCCATCACCCAGACGCTGCTCGGCAGCCTCCTGGCCACCTACTGGAGAAAGCGCCCTGTCAAATCGGATCCGGCCCCAGAAGCTTCCATTGCAGATCAACCATGAACTCTATCAGTTCGACATCGACCCGTCCTCTTCGCGCGAGCACCTACTACTGGAAGTGCGACCGTCCTGCCGCCTTTCACGGCACGTCTGGTACCCACGATCATGCATTTCTCGCCCACGCGGTGAAATCCATCGTCGAGAGTCACTTCGGCGCACCCGCTCACATTGCTCCCGGCCCAGGGCAGGGGAACCACGTCACTTTCACCGCGGCATGCGGGGATCTCCCCCTTTTCATCCGCATCGATGACAGCCCGGAAAGCGACGACTACCTCGCCATTGAATCTCAAGTCCAGGAAAGCGTTCGGACCCTCGGCATCCGGACACCGGAGATTCTCGTTGTGGATGCCTCACGGGCAAAAGTTCCCTTCGCATGGCAAATCATGCGAAGGATTGATGCACCCGACATCAACCGGCACTTCAAGGATCGTACACTCGACCTCCGCGCCGCCTCCGAAGCTATCGGCTCCGCCATAGCCAGTTGGCAGTTCCTCCATCCTGAAGGATACGGCCCCTTTAGATCCGGCCAACGTCAACTCAAAGGATGGCACGCCAACTACAGCGATTACTTCTTTCTCCACTTTGAGCGCCATCTTCACTTCCTTCAGGAAAACGACTTTCTTTCTCATCCCGAAGCTTCCGCCATCCGTCAGGAAATGCTCAACCACCAGGCTCTTCTGGATCTTCCTGAAGGGTGCCTTGTCCATAAAGACCTCGCTTTCTGGAACATCTTGGGCACACCTGATGAAATCCTCGCTTTCATCGATTGGGACGACGCGATCTCTGGTGACCCGATGGACGACTTCTCCTTGCTCGCCTGTTTCCACGGCGCGACCGTCCTTGAGCCCGCCCTCGGGGCCTACCAGATGCAACGCGCGCTTCCAATCAATCATCGGCGACGCTTTTGGCTCCACCTCCTACGCAACATGCTAGTCAAGTCCGTCATCCGTGTCGGTGCCGGCTACTTTGATCGCGGAAGCGGATTCTTCCTGATCAACGACGGCATCGATCTGAAAACCTTCACCCGGCAGCGCCTCCACCAAGCCATTGCGGGACTGCGGGACGACCTTCCAATTTCTTCTCTCAAATAACCTGACCCATCATGATCGGCTCCTGGCTATCCATCGGCTCCCCTGTAATCGCTGAAATCGCCGCACTCTCCGGTTTCGATTGGCTGCTCTTCGACCTTGAACACGGCAACGAGACTGAAGCTGCCATTCCCTCCCAACTGCGCGCAATTTCAGATACATCTGCCAAGGCCATCGTTCGCGTTGGCGCTCCGTATTCCGACCTCATCGCACGGGTTCTCGATTGGGGGGCGGATGGCATCATGGCTCCGCGGATCAACACCGCAGCGGAGGCCGGAGCCCTCGTCCAGTTCGCTCACTACGCTCCACGTGGCCGCCGTGGGTTTTCCCGGAGCTCACGAAAGTATGGCTACGGACTTTGCCCCCCCTCTTCGCACAACGAGATTTCCGCCCCGTTGATCATGCCCCAGATCGAGACCATCGAAGGGGTGCTCAATGCTTCCGAAATAGCCGCCGTTCCAGGTATCGACGTGCTGTTCGTGGGCCCTGCGGATTTGCAATTCGATCTTCAGGCCCGCCCGGAACTCGCGGACTTCACCTATGCCGAAAGCCTCGTCCGTGTGAATGAAGCGGCCCGCTTGCACGGTAAATCCACCGGCATTCTGGTACGCGATCACGCCCAATACCAACATCACCTCTCACTCGGATTCACCCACATCGCCATCGATTCCGATCTGGCGATCCTCCGCAACAGCTACCAGCAGATCCTTTCACTGGCAAACAACCATCGATGAAACCTTTCAAGACTCGAACCATGATGCGACACCTCCTACCCATTCTCCTTCTCCTTTCCACCGGATCCGTTTTCGCTGAAAGCCCCGTGCCGCAAAGTATCCTTGATCTCACCCTCGAGCCCGCGGAGATCAACTTCAACCCTGGCCCCGAATATTCCGAAGATCAACAGGACTACACCATGGTCATCGGCATGGACCGCACGCCGAAAGGGAGATTGTGGGCAGCATGGGTCGGGGGTGGTGACAATCCGCTCGCCTATTTCCTCGTCGCCTCATCCGATGACGATGGGAAGACTTGGTCCCACCCGCGCATGGTCATCCGTCCGGGGCGCACCGTCACCGGCCTCAACCGCAGCGTGATCGTCGGCAACCTGTGGACCGATCCCAATGGAAAACTCTGGCTCTTCTACGACCAGTCCCTCGAACAATTCGATGGCCGCGCCGGTGTTTGGGCCGTCACTTGCGAAAATCCCGACGATGACAAACCCGTCTGGTCCGCACCGCGCCGGATCTGGCACGGCATGTCATTGAACAAGCCCACCGTCCTCAGCAACGGCGACTGGCTCCTGCCCATCTCCCTCTGGGACCGCAGCACCGTCAAACCTGTCTTTGGCAACGCCTACTCGGAACTCGACGACCAGCGCATGGCCCACTGGTTCGCCTCATCCGACCAAGGCAAAACCTGGACCCGCCGCGGCGGCGTCCGTTTCCCCAATCCCCGCTTCGACGAGCACATGGTCGTCGAACTCAAGGACGGCCGCCTCTGGATGCTCGCCCGCACCACCGACGGCATCGCCGAATCCTACTCCAGCGATATGGGTAAAACCTGGACCGAACCAGTTCAGTCGACCATTAAAAACCCGAGCGCCCGGTTCTTCTTCCGCCGCCTTGAGTCCGGCAACATCCTCCTCGTCAAAAACGGACCTCTCGACAAAAAAACCGAGCGCGTCCAGATGACCGCCTATCTCTCCGACGATGAAGGCAAGACCTGGAAAGGCGGCCTCGTCATCGACGAACGCAAAGGCGTCTCTTACCCCGACGGCTTCCAGGCACCCGACGGCCGCATCCACATCATCCACGACCGCGAACGCTCAAAGCACCGGGAAATCCTCTTCGCCAGATTCACCGAAGCCGACATCCTGGCCGGAAAATTCGTCACCGAAGGCTCCCGGGGAAAAATGCCCGTCTTCAAAGGCCGCGGCCCCCGGAAAGGCGTTTACCTCCCCAACAACGGCATCCAGCTTCCCGACCAATGGCCGCCGCGGGATCTTGATCCGAATTCCACCGAACCCATGCCGGTTCCCTACCTCGAAAAGGAAAACATCCCCGCCGTCATCCCCATCAACAACGGCCGCCAGCTCTTCGTCGACGACTTCCTCGTCGACGGGACGGATCTCACCCGCACCTTCCACCGCGCGGAAAAATTCCGGGGCAACCCCGTCTTCAAGCCCGAGACCAAGCACGAGCTCGAACCCACCGGCATCGAAGGCGAAGATCAGGCCGTCACCTATCTCGGCCATGGCGGCGTGTTCTACAATCCGGACAAAAAACACTTCGAGATGTTCTACACCGCCAGTTGGCGCGGCGGCCTCGCCCTCGCCACCAGCAAGGACCTCATTCACTGGGAGCGTCCCGACCTCGGCCTCTATGGGGACAACATCATTCTCCCTCCCGGCCCCGACTTCGCCGGAAAGGACAACGCCATCTGGCTCGACCTCGCCGCCAAGGATCCGAACCAGCGCTACAAAGCCATCATCCAGCGGGGGAAAAGCCACACGCTCCACACCTCGCCCAACGGACTCGTCTGGTCCCAGGGGGTCTACGCGGGTGAGTCGGGCGATTACTGCTCCTTCTTCCACAACCCTTTCCGCAACGTCTGGGTCCAGAGCATCAAACGCAACAACGACCGAGGCCGCGCCCGCTACTATCACGAGCACCGCGACTTCCTTTCCTCCGCCGACCGCGACAAGTCCGTCTATTGGACCAACGCCGACAAGCTCGATCCACCGGACCCCGAAGTCGGGAACAATCCGCAGCTCTACAGCCTCAACGCCGTCGCCTACGAAAGCATCCTCCTCGGCGAGCACTACATCCTCCTCGGACCGTGGAACCGCATCTGCGAAGCGGGCAAGTTCCCGAAAATCACCGAACTCCACCTCGGCTTCAGCCGCGACGGCTTCCACTGGTCCCGTCCCGCCGACCGCAGGCCCTTCATCGCCGCCACCCGCGAGGACGGACATCCCGACCGCGGCTACATCCACGGCACCAACGGCGTCATGCTCGTCCACGAGGATAAACTGTGGTTCCCGTACTGCGCCTACTCCGGCCTCGCGCCCAACGGCCACCGCGGCATGTATACCGGCGCCACCATCGGCATGGCCACCCTCCGCCGCGACGGCTTCGCGTCGATGGACGCGGGGGAAAAACCGGGCGTCCTCACCACCCGTCCCGTCGCCTTCAACGGCCGCAACCTTTTCGTCAACGTCGACAACCCCGGAGGCGAACTCCGGGTCGAGATCCTCGATGAAAAAGGCGAGCCCATCGCCCCCTTCACCAGGGAGAACTCCGTCGCCATCCAGGCCGACTCCACCCTCACGGAAGTCACCTGGAAAGGCGCGTCCGATCTCGAATCCGTCCGCGGCAAGCCGGTCAGGTTCCGTTTCCACCTCACCCGCGGCAGCCTCTACGCCTTCTGGGTCAGCGCCGACGCGAAGGGCGCCAGCGGCGGCCATCTCGGAGCCGGCGGCCCGGCCTACGACGGCGTGATCGACACCAAGGGTAAAGACGCCATCGCCCCGGATGCCACCTCCGGATACCGCACCGACGCCCTCGAAGCCCCCGACGTCCACACCGCTCCCGTTCCCGAGCGTTACCTCGACGAAAACCGCATGTTTCTTTGCGGTCCCGGCATCGCCGCGTCGAAGGGCGGCCGCCTCTGGGTCACCTTCAAAACCGGAGACATCGGTGAGGACGAGGACAACTGCACCGTCGTCATCACCAGCGGCGACCAGGGAAAAACCTGGAGCAAACCCGTCCTCGCCATCGACATCGACGGACCCCTGCGCACCAACGACCCCGGCATCTGGACCGATCCCCATGGCAACGTCACCCTCATGTTCGGGCAGGTCTTCGGCTACTGGGACGGCCGCGGCGGCTTCTGGACCATGACCGCGGAAAACGGAGACGATGAAAACACCCAATGGAGCCGGCCCCGGCGCCTCAGCGACGGCTACCTCAAGAACAAGCCTTTCATCACCCGCTCCGGCGACTGGCTCTACCCCATCGAGCACATGGGACCGAAAGCCTGGCGCGGCCGCTACGCCGAAGGCGCGCCCATGCGTTCCGACTTCGTTCATCCCCTCCCGGAACTCGACCACGCGAACGTCTTTGTATCTCGGGATCAGGGGAAAACCATCAGCTATCTCTCGCAGGCCGTCATTCCCGCAGAACAACGGACTTTCCAGGAACACATGATCGTCGAAAAGAAAGACGGCAGACTGTGGATGCTCGGACGCATCAACGACGGCATCGGCGAGTCGTTCTCCAAAGACCAGGGTAAAACCTGGACCACCATGACCCCCGCCGAAGGAATCAAAGGGCCCAGCTCCCGCATCTTCTTCCAGCGCCTGAAATCCGGAAACATCCTTCTCATCAAAAACGGCGATAAGATCCAGGAGAAACCCCATCTCCGCACCCACCTTACTGCTTATCTTTCCGAAGACGACGGAGCCACATGGCCTCACAAGCTCGTCCTGGACGAGCGCCGAACATCGTACCCGGATGCCGCCGAAGACAAGGACGGATACATCAACATCGTCCACGACTACGGACGTTACAGCGAAAAGGAGGTCATTTTCCATCGTATCACCGAAGCCGACATCAAGGCAGGAAAGCTCACCGACCCGCAAAGCGTAACGAAAATCGTTGCAAACAAAGCAACCCACGAAACCCTCAAACCAGAATCCTACAATGAATGGAAATCAGACTTTGAATAGCAGACCAACACTGATTGCCTCACCCCAAATAATGATCACCCGAATTCTGAAAGTGGGTGCCCTGCTCGGCTTCCTGTCCAACATTGCCACGGCGGTGCCGGTCAGCCTTGCCGACTACGCAGCCCACAAAGACGGCGAGGACTGGGCACCTGCCATTCGCAAAGCCCTCGCGGCCTCCCCCGAAATCCACATCCCCGAGGGGCGGTATATGATCTCCGAGGTGAAGCTCGCTGATGGGATGACCATCAGGGGATCCGGCAACGAAACTGTCCTGGTTCCACTCGGAACCCGGCTTTTCGACATCAACGGAAGTGTGGGAAAGGAAATTCCGATCACCAAAGACATCGCCGATTTCTCGGATACCATCGAACTCAAGAACAAGGAGGGACTGGCACCGGGTGACGACATCCTCATTCGGGGCCAACGCAACTCGATGATCCGAGAAGGCACCGCCGGCGTGAACTACAGCACGGACTGGGTGCTCGGTCGCACCCGGAAATCCAGTTGCTTCTACGGTGAATTCGACACTGTCAAATCCATCGAAGGATTGGAACTCACCACCGGCAACAAGCGGCTTTTTCCGGATTATTTCAAGGACGACACCCGCGAACCTCCTTCTCTTGGAAAGGACTTCATCCAGAGGAAATCGACCACCGTCAGCAAATTGTCCCTCGTAAAAAACGTCACCCTGCGGGACTTCAAAATCGAGGGGACAAAGAAGTGCTGCATGCCTTTCCGAGTCCGTTACG includes the following:
- a CDS encoding bile acid:sodium symporter family protein yields the protein MRSLLTRFTDLYPVWVIAFAIIGLVKPEALTWFSGPWVVWALSVVMLGMGFTLTIDDFRRIFRMPGSVAMGLVAHYTIMPLSAWCIAHFLKLDSGFAVGLILVASCPSGTASNVICYLARANVALAVIITLASTLVAFATTPLWCKALAGQYVPVDAVQLSLSTLRIAVIPVLIGVLCNWKFPVATAKIKPVGPLISVVALMFITGSIVGQNAQAVIENVGKLAIAAILLHTLGFGIGYVVAKIIRYPEDIARTISIEVGMQNGGLAAVLAKQNFPLQPLAAVPAVFSAITQTLLGSLLATYWRKRPVKSDPAPEASIADQP
- a CDS encoding aminoglycoside phosphotransferase family protein; translation: MNSISSTSTRPLRASTYYWKCDRPAAFHGTSGTHDHAFLAHAVKSIVESHFGAPAHIAPGPGQGNHVTFTAACGDLPLFIRIDDSPESDDYLAIESQVQESVRTLGIRTPEILVVDASRAKVPFAWQIMRRIDAPDINRHFKDRTLDLRAASEAIGSAIASWQFLHPEGYGPFRSGQRQLKGWHANYSDYFFLHFERHLHFLQENDFLSHPEASAIRQEMLNHQALLDLPEGCLVHKDLAFWNILGTPDEILAFIDWDDAISGDPMDDFSLLACFHGATVLEPALGAYQMQRALPINHRRRFWLHLLRNMLVKSVIRVGAGYFDRGSGFFLINDGIDLKTFTRQRLHQAIAGLRDDLPISSLK
- a CDS encoding exo-alpha-sialidase codes for the protein MMRHLLPILLLLSTGSVFAESPVPQSILDLTLEPAEINFNPGPEYSEDQQDYTMVIGMDRTPKGRLWAAWVGGGDNPLAYFLVASSDDDGKTWSHPRMVIRPGRTVTGLNRSVIVGNLWTDPNGKLWLFYDQSLEQFDGRAGVWAVTCENPDDDKPVWSAPRRIWHGMSLNKPTVLSNGDWLLPISLWDRSTVKPVFGNAYSELDDQRMAHWFASSDQGKTWTRRGGVRFPNPRFDEHMVVELKDGRLWMLARTTDGIAESYSSDMGKTWTEPVQSTIKNPSARFFFRRLESGNILLVKNGPLDKKTERVQMTAYLSDDEGKTWKGGLVIDERKGVSYPDGFQAPDGRIHIIHDRERSKHREILFARFTEADILAGKFVTEGSRGKMPVFKGRGPRKGVYLPNNGIQLPDQWPPRDLDPNSTEPMPVPYLEKENIPAVIPINNGRQLFVDDFLVDGTDLTRTFHRAEKFRGNPVFKPETKHELEPTGIEGEDQAVTYLGHGGVFYNPDKKHFEMFYTASWRGGLALATSKDLIHWERPDLGLYGDNIILPPGPDFAGKDNAIWLDLAAKDPNQRYKAIIQRGKSHTLHTSPNGLVWSQGVYAGESGDYCSFFHNPFRNVWVQSIKRNNDRGRARYYHEHRDFLSSADRDKSVYWTNADKLDPPDPEVGNNPQLYSLNAVAYESILLGEHYILLGPWNRICEAGKFPKITELHLGFSRDGFHWSRPADRRPFIAATREDGHPDRGYIHGTNGVMLVHEDKLWFPYCAYSGLAPNGHRGMYTGATIGMATLRRDGFASMDAGEKPGVLTTRPVAFNGRNLFVNVDNPGGELRVEILDEKGEPIAPFTRENSVAIQADSTLTEVTWKGASDLESVRGKPVRFRFHLTRGSLYAFWVSADAKGASGGHLGAGGPAYDGVIDTKGKDAIAPDATSGYRTDALEAPDVHTAPVPERYLDENRMFLCGPGIAASKGGRLWVTFKTGDIGEDEDNCTVVITSGDQGKTWSKPVLAIDIDGPLRTNDPGIWTDPHGNVTLMFGQVFGYWDGRGGFWTMTAENGDDENTQWSRPRRLSDGYLKNKPFITRSGDWLYPIEHMGPKAWRGRYAEGAPMRSDFVHPLPELDHANVFVSRDQGKTISYLSQAVIPAEQRTFQEHMIVEKKDGRLWMLGRINDGIGESFSKDQGKTWTTMTPAEGIKGPSSRIFFQRLKSGNILLIKNGDKIQEKPHLRTHLTAYLSEDDGATWPHKLVLDERRTSYPDAAEDKDGYINIVHDYGRYSEKEVIFHRITEADIKAGKLTDPQSVTKIVANKATHETLKPESYNEWKSDFE